A region from the Inhella inkyongensis genome encodes:
- the tldD gene encoding metalloprotease TldD, which translates to MNAPDAMVAALATAHSRLLTPFGLDEAALERTLKLITAHRVDDADLYFQTTRAEGWSLEEGIVKSGSFSIDQGVGVRAVVGEKTAFAYSDSLSEAALADCALTVRSIAAAGQSRRIAVRPRQAQGLQLYGAHDPIASLDSAAKVALLERIERMARAKDPAVVQVMAGLAAEHETVLIARADGLRAADVRPLVRLSITVIAERNGRREVGSGGGGGRFGLAYFTDEVLRSYVEQAVNGALTNLESRPAPAGEMTVVLGPGWPGVLLHEAVGHGLEGDFNRKGSSTFSGRIGQRVAAKGVTVLDDGTLPDRRGSLNIDDEGHAAQRNVLIEDGILVGYIQDAMNARLMKVAQTGNGRRESYAHVPMPRMTNTYMLGGDRDPAEIIASIDRGLYATNFGGGQVDITSGKFVFSASEAYWVEKGKILYPVKGATIIGNGPEALTRVSMIGNDMALDSGVGVCGKEGQSVPVGVGQPTLRIEGLTVGGTA; encoded by the coding sequence ATGAACGCACCCGACGCCATGGTGGCCGCGCTGGCCACCGCTCACAGCCGCTTGCTCACGCCCTTCGGGCTCGATGAAGCCGCGCTGGAACGTACGCTGAAGTTGATTACCGCCCACCGAGTGGACGATGCCGATCTCTATTTCCAGACCACCCGCGCCGAGGGCTGGAGCCTGGAAGAGGGCATCGTCAAGAGTGGCAGCTTCTCCATCGATCAGGGCGTCGGCGTGCGGGCCGTGGTGGGCGAGAAGACCGCCTTCGCTTATTCCGATTCCCTGAGCGAGGCCGCCCTGGCCGACTGCGCGCTGACCGTGCGTTCGATCGCGGCCGCCGGCCAGAGCCGACGCATCGCCGTGCGCCCGCGCCAGGCCCAGGGCCTGCAGCTCTATGGCGCCCACGACCCCATCGCCAGCCTGGACAGCGCCGCCAAGGTGGCCCTGCTGGAGCGCATCGAGCGCATGGCGCGCGCCAAGGACCCGGCGGTGGTGCAGGTGATGGCCGGCCTGGCGGCCGAGCACGAGACCGTGCTGATTGCCCGCGCCGACGGCCTGCGGGCCGCCGATGTGCGGCCCCTGGTGCGCCTGTCCATCACCGTGATCGCCGAGCGCAACGGCCGCCGCGAAGTGGGCAGCGGCGGTGGCGGCGGGCGCTTTGGCCTGGCCTACTTCACCGACGAGGTGCTGCGCAGTTATGTGGAGCAGGCCGTGAACGGCGCGCTCACCAATCTGGAGAGCCGCCCGGCCCCTGCCGGCGAAATGACCGTGGTGCTGGGTCCGGGCTGGCCCGGCGTGCTGCTGCACGAGGCCGTGGGCCATGGCCTGGAGGGCGATTTCAACCGCAAGGGGTCCAGCACCTTCTCAGGCCGCATTGGCCAGCGCGTGGCCGCCAAGGGCGTGACGGTGCTGGACGACGGCACCCTGCCGGACCGGCGCGGCAGCCTGAACATCGATGACGAAGGCCATGCCGCGCAGCGCAATGTGCTGATCGAGGACGGCATCCTGGTCGGCTACATCCAGGACGCGATGAATGCTCGGTTGATGAAAGTGGCTCAGACCGGCAATGGCCGGCGCGAGAGCTACGCCCATGTGCCCATGCCGCGCATGACCAACACTTACATGCTGGGCGGCGACCGCGATCCGGCCGAGATCATCGCCAGCATCGACCGGGGCCTCTACGCCACCAACTTCGGTGGCGGCCAGGTGGACATCACCAGCGGCAAATTCGTCTTCTCGGCCAGCGAGGCCTATTGGGTGGAGAAGGGCAAGATCCTCTATCCCGTGAAGGGCGCCACCATCATCGGCAACGGCCCCGAGGCCCTGACCCGCGTGTCCATGATCGGCAACGACATGGCGTTGGACAGCGGCGTGGGCGTGTGCGGCAAGGAAGGCCAGTCGGTGCCCGTCGGCGTGGGGCAACCCACCCTTCGCATTGAAGGCCTCACCGTGGGCGGTACGGCCTGA
- a CDS encoding YggS family pyridoxal phosphate-dependent enzyme: protein MATLEHRLRDVHARIDSACIQAGRPRSAVQLLCVSKTQPADAVRAALAAGEHHFGENYVQEALDKMAALADLRANLVWHLIGPLQSNKTRVVAEQFDWVHSVDRLKIAERLSAQRPSHLPPLQVCLQLNVSGEASKSGVALAELPELARAVAALPGLRLRGLMSIPEPAADLESQRRPHHVLAQALSDLRDGGLALDTLSMGMSADLEAAVLEGSSWVRIGSAVFGARPAKQTMDAQ from the coding sequence ATGGCCACGCTCGAACACCGACTCCGTGATGTGCACGCGCGCATCGATTCCGCTTGTATCCAGGCCGGCCGACCGCGCAGTGCGGTCCAGCTGCTGTGCGTCTCCAAGACCCAGCCCGCCGACGCTGTGCGCGCCGCCCTGGCAGCAGGTGAGCACCACTTCGGCGAGAACTATGTGCAGGAGGCGCTGGACAAGATGGCGGCACTGGCCGACCTGCGCGCCAACCTGGTGTGGCACCTGATCGGCCCGCTGCAGTCCAACAAGACCCGGGTGGTGGCCGAACAGTTCGACTGGGTGCACAGCGTGGACCGGCTGAAGATTGCCGAACGCCTCAGCGCCCAACGCCCCAGCCATCTGCCGCCCTTGCAAGTGTGCTTGCAGCTCAATGTCAGCGGCGAGGCCAGCAAGAGTGGCGTGGCCTTGGCCGAGTTGCCAGAGCTCGCCCGAGCCGTGGCCGCGCTGCCGGGTTTGCGGCTGCGCGGACTGATGAGCATTCCCGAGCCGGCCGCCGACCTGGAATCGCAACGCCGCCCCCACCATGTATTGGCACAAGCCCTGAGTGACTTAAGGGATGGGGGCCTGGCCCTGGATACCCTGAGCATGGGCATGAGCGCCGACCTGGAAGCGGCGGTGCTGGAAGGCAGCAGCTGGGTGCGCATCGGCAGCGCGGTGTTCGGTGCCCGGCCCGCAAAGCAAACAATGGATGCGCAATGA
- a CDS encoding 3-deoxy-7-phosphoheptulonate synthase → MNAKALPERVYSQEDRTSRTDDERIAGITPLPPPEHLIRFFPVAGTPMEKLVLNTRQAIRNILAGKDERLLVVVGPCSIHDPAAALEYARRLKPLREKYRGTLEIVMRVYFEKPRTTVGWKGLINDPYLDESYRIDEGLRIARQLLLEINRLGLPAGSEFLDVISPQYIGDLIAWGAIGARTTESQVHRELSSGLSAPIGFKNGTDGNLKIACDAIQAAARPHHFLSVHKNGQVAIVQTKGNKDCHVILRGGKAPNYDEASVDAACAELAAAKLPTRLMVDCSHANSSKKHERQLLVAEELARQWRAGRRQVFGVMVESHLSGGAQKFSPGKDDPARLVYGQSITDACLDWAQTEELLAGLDAAVRGE, encoded by the coding sequence ATGAACGCCAAAGCCCTGCCCGAACGCGTGTACAGCCAGGAAGACCGCACCAGCCGCACCGACGACGAGCGCATTGCCGGCATCACCCCGCTGCCGCCGCCGGAGCACCTGATCCGCTTCTTCCCGGTGGCCGGAACGCCGATGGAAAAGCTGGTGCTCAACACCCGGCAGGCCATCCGCAACATTCTGGCGGGCAAGGATGAACGCCTGCTGGTGGTGGTGGGCCCTTGTTCCATCCACGACCCGGCCGCGGCGCTGGAGTACGCACGCCGGCTCAAGCCCCTGCGCGAGAAGTACCGCGGCACGCTGGAGATCGTCATGCGGGTCTATTTCGAGAAGCCGCGCACCACGGTGGGCTGGAAGGGGCTGATCAACGACCCCTACCTGGACGAGAGCTACCGCATCGACGAGGGTCTGCGCATCGCGCGCCAGTTGCTGCTGGAGATCAACCGCCTGGGCCTGCCGGCGGGTTCGGAATTCCTCGACGTGATTTCGCCGCAATACATCGGCGACCTGATCGCCTGGGGCGCGATTGGCGCGCGCACCACCGAGAGCCAGGTGCACCGCGAGTTGTCTTCGGGCCTGTCGGCGCCCATCGGTTTCAAGAACGGCACCGATGGCAATCTGAAGATCGCCTGCGACGCCATCCAGGCGGCTGCGCGGCCGCACCACTTTCTGTCGGTGCACAAGAACGGCCAAGTCGCCATCGTGCAGACCAAGGGCAACAAGGACTGCCACGTCATCCTGCGCGGCGGCAAGGCGCCGAACTACGACGAGGCCAGCGTGGATGCGGCCTGCGCCGAACTGGCCGCCGCCAAGCTGCCCACGCGCCTGATGGTGGACTGCAGCCACGCCAACAGCAGCAAGAAGCACGAGCGCCAGCTGCTGGTGGCCGAGGAGCTGGCGCGCCAATGGCGCGCCGGTCGCCGCCAGGTGTTCGGCGTGATGGTGGAAAGCCACCTCAGTGGCGGTGCGCAGAAGTTCAGCCCCGGCAAGGACGATCCGGCCCGGCTGGTCTATGGCCAGAGCATCACCGATGCCTGCCTGGACTGGGCGCAGACAGAAGAGCTGCTGGCGGGCTTGGATGCGGCGGTCCGGGGGGAATGA
- a CDS encoding BON domain-containing protein, producing the protein MKIRSYALPLLLSLTALTALTGCAPLVVGGAMVGGALVATDRRTAGTQLEDEGIEVKATLRLKEQLGDRVHINANAYNRVLLLTGEVKEEADKARAEEIAARVDNVSRVVNELQYGFLSSLKSRAGDIAVKTKVLATLVDAQDLQSNAFQVVVERSEVYLMGRVTEREAHRAVELVRGIPGVAKVVKVFEILTEDELARLRPAKK; encoded by the coding sequence ATGAAGATTCGCTCGTACGCGCTGCCCCTGCTGTTGTCGCTGACCGCCCTGACTGCCTTGACGGGCTGCGCCCCGCTGGTGGTGGGCGGCGCCATGGTGGGCGGCGCCCTCGTCGCCACCGACCGCCGCACCGCCGGCACCCAACTGGAAGACGAAGGCATTGAGGTCAAGGCCACCCTGCGCCTGAAAGAGCAACTGGGCGACCGGGTCCACATCAACGCGAACGCCTACAACCGCGTGTTGCTCTTGACCGGCGAGGTCAAGGAAGAAGCCGACAAAGCCCGCGCCGAAGAGATTGCCGCCCGTGTCGACAACGTCAGCCGGGTGGTCAACGAATTGCAGTACGGATTCCTGAGTTCGCTCAAGTCCCGCGCCGGCGACATTGCCGTCAAGACCAAGGTGCTGGCCACCCTGGTAGATGCGCAGGACCTGCAATCCAACGCATTCCAGGTGGTGGTCGAACGCTCCGAGGTCTATCTGATGGGCCGCGTGACCGAACGCGAGGCGCACCGTGCGGTGGAGCTGGTGCGCGGCATCCCGGGCGTGGCCAAGGTGGTCAAGGTGTTTGAGATCCTGACCGAGGACGAGTTGGCCCGCCTGCGGCCGGCCAAAAAATAG
- a CDS encoding PilT/PilU family type 4a pilus ATPase, producing the protein MERDQASKFINDLLRLMVSRKGSDLFLTAEFPPAIKVDGKITKVSPQPLSGQHTIQLARAIMNDKQTAEFEKSKECNFAISPQGIGRFRVNAFLQQGHVGLVLRTIPATLPTVESLDLPHILKDLVQTKRGLIILVGGTGSGKSTTLAAMIDHRNESTYGHIITIEDPVEFVHPHKNCIVTQREVGIDTDGWEMALKNTLRQAPDVILMGEIRDRETMDHAVAFAETGHLCMATLHANSANQALDRIINFFPEERRTQLLMDLSLNLKGLVSQRLLPRREGKGRVAAVEILINTPLISELIFKGEVGEIKDVMKRSRELGMQTFDQALFDLYELGKVTYEDALRNADSVNDLRLNIKLNSERARSGDLSSGTEHLTIV; encoded by the coding sequence ATGGAACGCGACCAAGCCTCGAAATTCATCAACGACCTCTTGCGCCTGATGGTCAGCCGCAAGGGTTCGGACCTGTTCCTGACGGCCGAGTTCCCGCCCGCCATCAAGGTGGACGGCAAAATCACCAAGGTCAGTCCGCAGCCGCTTTCGGGCCAGCACACCATTCAGTTGGCGCGCGCCATCATGAATGACAAACAGACGGCCGAGTTCGAAAAGAGCAAGGAGTGCAATTTCGCCATCTCGCCCCAAGGCATCGGGCGCTTCCGCGTCAACGCCTTCCTGCAGCAGGGCCATGTGGGTCTGGTGTTGCGCACCATTCCGGCCACCTTGCCCACGGTGGAGAGCCTGGACCTGCCGCACATCTTGAAGGATCTGGTGCAGACCAAGCGCGGCCTGATCATCCTGGTGGGCGGTACGGGCTCGGGCAAGAGCACCACCCTGGCGGCCATGATCGACCACCGCAACGAAAGCACTTACGGCCACATCATCACCATCGAGGATCCGGTCGAATTCGTGCACCCGCACAAGAATTGCATCGTCACGCAGCGCGAGGTGGGCATCGACACCGATGGCTGGGAAATGGCGCTGAAGAACACTCTGCGCCAGGCCCCCGACGTGATCCTGATGGGTGAGATCCGCGATCGCGAGACCATGGACCACGCGGTCGCCTTTGCCGAAACGGGCCACCTGTGCATGGCCACCCTGCACGCCAACAGCGCCAACCAAGCGCTGGATCGCATCATCAACTTCTTCCCCGAAGAGCGCCGCACGCAGCTGCTGATGGATCTGTCGCTCAACTTGAAGGGCCTGGTGTCGCAGCGCCTGTTGCCGCGCCGCGAGGGCAAGGGCCGGGTGGCGGCGGTGGAAATTCTGATCAACACGCCGCTGATCTCTGAGCTGATCTTCAAGGGCGAGGTGGGCGAGATCAAGGATGTGATGAAACGCTCGCGCGAGCTCGGCATGCAGACGTTTGACCAAGCGCTTTTTGACCTCTACGAGTTGGGCAAGGTCACCTACGAGGACGCCTTGCGCAACGCCGATTCGGTCAACGACCTGCGCCTGAACATCAAGCTCAACAGCGAACGCGCCCGCAGCGGCGATCTGTCTTCCGGAACTGAACACCTCACCATCGTCTGA
- a CDS encoding type IV pilus twitching motility protein PilT, with the protein MDITQLLAFSVKNKASDLHLSAGLPPMIRVHGDVRRINVEALDHRGVHDMVYDIMNDSQRKVYEDVLEVDFSFEIQGLARFRVNAFNHNRGAGAVFRTIPSKILTLEQLGAPKVFGDLAMRPRGMVLVTGPTGSGKSTTLAGMVNHLNENEYGHILTIEDPIEFVHESKKCLINQREVGPHTLSFANALRSALREDPDAVLVGEMRDLETIRLALTAAETGHLVFGTLHTSSAAKTVDRIVDVFPAAEKEMVRAMLSESLIAVISQTLCKTKDGSGRTAAHEIMIGTSAIRNLIRENKVAQMYSAIQTGQSMGMQTLDQNLTDLVRRNVISPAEARGKAKFPENFPG; encoded by the coding sequence ATGGACATCACCCAACTGCTTGCGTTCTCGGTCAAGAACAAGGCCTCGGACTTGCACCTCTCGGCCGGCCTGCCGCCGATGATCCGGGTGCATGGCGATGTACGCCGCATCAATGTCGAGGCCCTGGACCACCGGGGCGTGCACGACATGGTGTACGACATCATGAACGACAGCCAGCGCAAGGTGTACGAAGACGTGCTGGAAGTGGACTTCTCGTTCGAGATCCAAGGCCTGGCGCGCTTTCGCGTCAATGCCTTCAACCACAACCGCGGCGCTGGCGCGGTGTTCCGCACCATTCCGAGCAAGATCCTGACGCTGGAGCAGCTGGGCGCGCCCAAGGTGTTTGGTGACCTGGCCATGCGGCCGCGCGGCATGGTGCTGGTGACGGGGCCGACGGGTTCGGGCAAGAGCACCACCTTGGCCGGCATGGTCAACCACCTGAACGAAAACGAATACGGCCACATCCTCACCATCGAGGACCCGATCGAATTCGTGCATGAGAGCAAGAAGTGCCTGATCAACCAGCGCGAGGTCGGCCCACATACCTTGAGCTTTGCCAACGCCCTGCGCAGCGCGCTGCGTGAGGATCCGGACGCGGTGCTGGTGGGCGAGATGCGCGACCTGGAGACCATCCGCCTGGCGCTCACTGCGGCAGAAACGGGCCACTTGGTGTTCGGCACCCTGCACACCAGTTCGGCGGCCAAGACGGTGGACCGTATCGTCGACGTCTTCCCGGCGGCCGAAAAGGAAATGGTGCGCGCCATGCTCTCGGAGTCGCTGATCGCGGTGATCTCGCAGACCCTGTGCAAGACCAAGGACGGCAGCGGCCGCACGGCGGCGCACGAAATCATGATTGGCACCTCGGCCATCCGCAACCTGATCCGCGAGAACAAGGTGGCGCAGATGTACTCCGCCATCCAGACCGGTCAGAGCATGGGCATGCAGACCCTGGACCAGAACCTGACCGACCTGGTGCGTCGCAACGTCATCAGCCCGGCCGAAGCCCGCGGCAAAGCCAAGTTCCCGGAGAACTTCCCCGGCTAA
- a CDS encoding YraN family protein, with translation MFGFKTTRAKGEEGEARALQHLEQQGLRLVARNYRVGGGPGRPGGEIDLILRDRQGVLVFVEVRQRRSNQQGGAAASIDAAKRRRLVRAAQTYLLNVHPLPRCRFDVVAIDGEQIEWLQAAFDAG, from the coding sequence ATGTTCGGGTTCAAGACCACCCGCGCCAAGGGTGAGGAAGGGGAAGCGCGTGCCCTGCAGCACTTGGAGCAGCAGGGCCTGAGGCTGGTGGCGCGGAATTATCGAGTCGGTGGCGGCCCGGGTCGGCCCGGGGGTGAGATCGATCTGATCCTGCGTGACCGCCAAGGCGTGCTGGTCTTCGTCGAGGTTCGCCAGCGGCGCAGCAACCAGCAGGGCGGCGCGGCGGCCAGCATCGACGCCGCCAAGCGCCGCCGCCTGGTGCGTGCGGCCCAAACCTATTTGCTGAATGTCCACCCCTTGCCGCGCTGCCGTTTCGATGTGGTGGCGATCGACGGCGAACAGATCGAGTGGCTGCAGGCCGCCTTTGATGCCGGGTAA
- the rsmI gene encoding 16S rRNA (cytidine(1402)-2'-O)-methyltransferase produces the protein MSTAPDLVAAAAQAAGAQQYPAGALYVVATPIGNLADLSLRALHVLRLVDAVACEDTRVSAQLLRHYGLHKPLLALHQHNEREAAQGLAERLQRGERIALISDAGTPAVSDPGARLVAELQRAGLRCIPIPGASSTLAALSVAGDELAQGFRFVGFLPPKGEARAQALAALEASPDALVLFEAPHRVADLAAELAQRWPQRGVTWCRELTKQFESVHRLQCAELPALLARDPHAQRGEFALVLHAQPPQQTEGLAPEVERQLQILMEELPLKQAVGLVARISGVARNTLYARALELKAP, from the coding sequence ATGTCCACTGCCCCCGACCTTGTTGCCGCCGCCGCCCAGGCGGCTGGTGCGCAGCAGTATCCCGCCGGTGCCCTCTATGTGGTGGCCACGCCGATTGGCAATTTGGCCGACTTGAGTCTGCGCGCCCTGCATGTGCTGCGCCTGGTGGATGCGGTGGCCTGTGAAGACACGCGGGTGAGCGCCCAGCTGCTGCGCCACTACGGACTGCACAAGCCCTTGCTGGCCCTGCACCAGCACAACGAGCGCGAGGCCGCTCAGGGTCTGGCGGAGCGACTGCAGCGCGGCGAGCGCATTGCATTGATCAGCGACGCCGGCACGCCGGCGGTGTCGGACCCCGGCGCGCGTCTGGTGGCCGAGTTGCAGCGCGCCGGGCTGCGCTGCATTCCCATCCCTGGCGCCAGCAGCACATTGGCGGCCTTATCGGTGGCCGGTGACGAGCTGGCTCAGGGCTTTCGCTTCGTCGGCTTTCTGCCGCCCAAGGGTGAGGCGCGGGCGCAGGCGCTGGCGGCTCTGGAGGCCAGTCCCGACGCTCTGGTGCTGTTCGAGGCGCCGCATCGCGTGGCGGACTTGGCGGCGGAGTTGGCCCAGCGCTGGCCGCAGCGTGGGGTGACTTGGTGCCGCGAGCTGACCAAGCAGTTCGAGTCGGTGCACCGCCTGCAGTGCGCGGAGCTACCCGCGCTGCTGGCGCGCGACCCCCACGCCCAGCGCGGCGAGTTCGCGCTGGTGCTGCATGCGCAACCGCCGCAGCAGACCGAGGGCCTGGCCCCCGAGGTCGAGCGCCAGCTTCAGATCTTGATGGAGGAACTGCCGCTGAAGCAGGCCGTGGGTCTGGTGGCACGGATCAGCGGCGTGGCGCGCAACACCTTGTATGCGCGCGCCCTGGAGCTCAAGGCGCCGTAG
- a CDS encoding NAD(P)-dependent oxidoreductase, whose product MTAPRLAFVGLGAMGAPMAGHWAQAGHSVRVFNRRPEKAQAWVAQHGGVAAASPAQLAEGVDVVALCVGRDEDVRQVVTGPDGLLQTLAAGAVIVDHTTTSAELAREMAKVCAERGVSFVDAPVSGGEVGAQKGQLTVMCGGPQAAFAKAEPVLRLYAKAVTHLGESGAGQLAKMVNQICIAGVLQGLSEALAFGQRAGLDMPAVLKVIGQGAAQSWQMDQRGPTMLEDRFDFGFAVDWMRKDLGLVLDEARRNGSALPLTALVDQFYADVQAQGGGRWDTSSLIRRLSEQRNRQR is encoded by the coding sequence ATGACGGCGCCCCGTCTGGCCTTTGTCGGCCTGGGCGCGATGGGTGCCCCCATGGCCGGCCACTGGGCGCAGGCCGGTCATTCGGTGCGGGTATTCAACCGCCGCCCGGAAAAGGCGCAGGCCTGGGTGGCGCAACATGGGGGTGTGGCGGCCGCCAGCCCGGCGCAGTTGGCTGAAGGGGTCGATGTGGTGGCCCTGTGCGTCGGCCGCGACGAGGATGTGCGTCAGGTCGTCACCGGCCCGGATGGCCTGCTGCAGACCTTGGCAGCGGGTGCAGTGATCGTCGACCACACCACCACCTCGGCCGAGTTGGCTCGCGAGATGGCGAAGGTTTGCGCCGAGCGTGGCGTGTCCTTCGTTGACGCGCCGGTCTCGGGTGGCGAGGTGGGCGCACAGAAGGGCCAGCTCACTGTCATGTGTGGTGGCCCCCAGGCGGCCTTTGCGAAGGCCGAGCCGGTGCTGCGCCTCTATGCCAAGGCGGTTACCCATCTGGGCGAGAGTGGCGCCGGGCAACTGGCCAAGATGGTCAACCAGATTTGCATCGCCGGAGTGCTGCAAGGTCTCTCGGAGGCCCTGGCCTTTGGTCAGCGCGCCGGGCTGGACATGCCGGCCGTGCTGAAGGTGATTGGCCAAGGGGCAGCGCAGAGCTGGCAGATGGACCAGCGTGGACCGACCATGCTCGAAGACCGCTTTGACTTTGGCTTTGCGGTGGACTGGATGCGCAAGGACTTGGGCTTGGTGCTGGACGAAGCGCGGCGCAATGGCAGCGCGCTGCCGTTGACCGCCTTGGTCGATCAGTTCTATGCCGACGTGCAGGCCCAAGGCGGCGGGCGCTGGGACACCTCATCCCTCATCAGAAGGTTGAGTGAGCAGCGAAATCGGCAGCGCTGA
- a CDS encoding tetratricopeptide repeat protein codes for MLNASRLTLCALSLALGAAHAGVIQDGRLPPQQAAAAAQDPLAPKGAAAQAAWAAARAAMAAGDLKKAEQKFQEAAKADISAAAPLVGLAEVALKRGDVKAAQAQLQAASQRDAKSVLVRLAQARLQVASGQLAPAQASYQALLKDQPDHREALFDLGDLLLRQRKAAEALPLFQRASQLQPVEMGAWVGLARAQALLGQRKEAMATLEQLAQRLPGQAMPLVAAAEMALALGDKAQAVSLAERAAKTDAKAQAPQLVLADALAANGQGAKAQEVLQSLLTLPDVNAAVVHTKIAILKEGAKDFDGAMAGYRTALRADPKFHPALNNLAWLASQRKQDLDEGLRSARKAVELVPNQLAYLDTLAVLLLARKEPKPALEALEPVLKAQPQNGLLQLRKAQALQMLDQVPAARAALELALKADPELKEARELQTQLGAR; via the coding sequence ATGTTGAATGCCTCTCGTCTGACTCTTTGTGCCCTCTCTCTCGCCCTAGGGGCCGCCCACGCGGGCGTGATCCAGGATGGTCGTCTGCCGCCCCAGCAAGCGGCGGCCGCCGCGCAGGATCCGCTGGCGCCCAAGGGCGCCGCAGCCCAGGCTGCCTGGGCGGCCGCACGGGCCGCCATGGCCGCGGGCGACCTCAAAAAGGCCGAGCAGAAGTTCCAGGAGGCCGCCAAGGCCGACATCAGCGCAGCAGCGCCCTTGGTGGGGCTGGCCGAAGTGGCGCTCAAGCGTGGCGATGTGAAGGCCGCGCAGGCTCAGCTGCAGGCGGCCAGCCAGCGTGATGCCAAATCGGTGTTGGTGCGTCTGGCTCAGGCCCGTCTGCAGGTGGCCAGCGGTCAGCTGGCGCCGGCCCAGGCCAGCTACCAGGCCTTGCTGAAGGACCAGCCGGATCATCGCGAGGCCCTGTTCGATCTGGGCGACCTGTTGCTGCGTCAGCGCAAGGCTGCCGAGGCCCTGCCTCTGTTCCAGCGTGCCAGTCAGTTGCAACCGGTGGAGATGGGAGCCTGGGTCGGTTTGGCGCGCGCGCAAGCGCTGCTGGGCCAGCGCAAGGAAGCCATGGCCACGCTGGAGCAGTTGGCCCAACGCCTGCCGGGTCAGGCCATGCCCCTGGTGGCAGCGGCCGAGATGGCCCTGGCCCTGGGCGATAAGGCGCAGGCCGTCAGCCTGGCTGAGCGCGCTGCCAAGACGGACGCCAAGGCCCAGGCGCCGCAGCTGGTGCTGGCCGATGCGCTGGCCGCCAATGGCCAAGGCGCCAAGGCCCAGGAAGTGCTGCAGAGCCTGTTGACCCTGCCGGACGTGAACGCCGCCGTGGTGCACACCAAGATTGCCATCCTGAAAGAAGGCGCCAAGGACTTCGATGGCGCCATGGCCGGCTACCGCACCGCCTTGCGTGCCGACCCCAAGTTCCATCCGGCGTTGAACAACTTGGCTTGGCTGGCCTCGCAGCGCAAGCAGGACCTGGACGAAGGCCTGCGCTCGGCGCGCAAGGCCGTTGAACTGGTGCCCAACCAGCTGGCCTATCTGGACACCCTGGCCGTGCTGCTGCTGGCCCGCAAGGAACCCAAGCCGGCGCTCGAAGCCCTGGAGCCGGTGCTCAAGGCGCAGCCGCAGAATGGCTTGCTGCAATTGCGCAAGGCGCAGGCCTTGCAAATGCTGGATCAGGTGCCGGCCGCGCGAGCCGCACTGGAGCTGGCCTTGAAGGCTGACCCCGAGCTGAAGGAAGCGCGCGAGCTGCAGACCCAGTTGGGGGCTCGCTGA
- a CDS encoding SIS domain-containing protein — MLEARIQQQFFESADLFYQAAEQLTRPLASAAQLAMLAVTNGGRLFLAGAGLAQLDAQWAAQLLMDRFEQDRPGLSALALAPQLGAQGGVPALARQLQSLGHPGDLLIWIDPQAEADASPLIEAAHGQDVAVVALCGAQDQSLRTLLRDTDLLIRVNHPRWPRVSETHRLALHALCDAIDAQLLGLEA, encoded by the coding sequence ATGCTTGAAGCCCGCATCCAACAACAGTTTTTCGAGAGCGCCGACCTGTTCTACCAGGCCGCCGAGCAGCTCACCCGCCCCCTGGCCTCCGCCGCGCAACTGGCCATGTTGGCGGTCACCAACGGGGGGCGCCTATTCCTGGCTGGTGCCGGCCTGGCCCAGCTGGATGCCCAATGGGCCGCGCAGTTGCTGATGGATCGCTTTGAGCAAGATCGTCCCGGCCTGAGCGCACTGGCCCTGGCGCCCCAGCTGGGTGCGCAGGGCGGCGTGCCGGCCCTGGCGCGCCAGCTGCAGTCGCTGGGTCACCCGGGCGACCTGTTGATCTGGATCGACCCGCAAGCCGAAGCCGACGCCAGCCCCCTGATCGAGGCAGCCCATGGTCAGGACGTGGCCGTGGTGGCGCTTTGCGGCGCGCAAGACCAGTCTTTGCGCACCCTGCTGCGCGACACCGACCTGCTGATTCGCGTCAACCACCCACGCTGGCCGCGCGTCAGCGAGACCCACCGGCTGGCCTTGCACGCGCTGTGCGACGCCATCGATGCCCAATTGCTTGGCCTGGAGGCCTAA